DNA from Sulfodiicoccus acidiphilus:
CCTCCACCTACATACGGCCAGCATTGCATGCATGATCAACCAGATCACGTCCAAACTAGACCCTAAAACAGGTAAGGAGATGGAGAAGAATCCGCAATTCATAAAGCAAGGAGATACAGCAATAGTGAAGTTCAAACCAATTAGACCCCTCTGCGTCGAGAAATTTAGTGACTTTCCTGCATTAGGTAGGTTTGCAATGAGAGACATGGGGAAGACGGTGGGAGTGGGTATAGTAACTGACGTGAAGGCCACCAAAGTCGAAATAAAGTAAACTTTTTAGGTGCGTTTCATGCCAAGTAAGGCTAGGATAAGGCTCTGGAGTACGAATGTAGACAATCTAAACTACGTAGTTGGACAGATCAGGAACATCGCAGAGAAAACTGGAGTCAATATAAGGGGTCCTATCCCTCTGCCCAAGGGGACGATGACAGTGCCTGTGATGAGGTTGCCTCACGGTGAAGGGAGGAAAAAGTGGGAGAAATGGGAGATGAGGTTGCACAAGAGGATTATAGACCTTTCTGCAGACGAGAGGGCCATGAGGCAGTTAATGCGGGTCAAGGTACCAGAGGACGTATATATTGAAATAGAACTGATCTGAGCGACGGTTGCCGGGGTGCCCGAGCGGTCAAGGGGCTGGCCTGGAGAGCCAGTAGGCGCAAGCCTTCGCGGGTTCGAATCCCGCCCCCGGCGTTCTCTCTCTTGCTCGAGTTAATGTTATGTTTCCACAAGGATACTAGATAGTTTAAATGAGGAGAGCTTTGGGGAAGAGGGTAGTTGTAACCTCCTCAACAAGAGGAATAGGAAGGGGAGTGGCAGAAACTTTCCTCCGTGCTGGCGCTAAGGTATTCATAGGTTCTAGAAATCCAGAAGCTGTACGTGAGACACTAGAATCTCTTAGAAAAATCAGCCCGGCCGTGTGGGGAATAACAGTTGACATGACGTCACTGGAATCCGTCGGTAGGTTCTCTAGAGAAGCCAGAGAAACCTTAGGGGGAATTGACGTCCTGATCATCAATTCTGGAAATCCTTCAAACGAACCCGCTACGTTCTTCGAAACCACGATGGAGGACTGGATTCAATCGGTCAATCTCTTTCTCCTCAGTCCAATTAAGTTGATTCGAGAGATGGCGGAGGACATGATGAAGGGAAAGTGGGGAAGGATATTCTTTCTCTCCTCCTACACCGTGAAGGAGCCAAAGGACTTCTTCTCTCTAGCTGATGTGTCCAGGTCTCCCCTAATTCAACTTACGAAGATACTTGGTAGAGAACTAGGTCCTTTCAACATAACAGTCAACACGATACTCATGGGCACATTCGATAGCGAAGGTGCTAGGGACTCTATAAGTAAGTTGGCCAAGAGAAGAGGACAACCCTTCGAAAAGATATGGTTGGAAGAAGTTGTGGGACCCGTTCCGGTTGGAAGAATAGGAGACTCTATAAAAGATCTGGGCGCCTTGCTCCTTTTCCTCACAAGCGAGGAGGGCAGTTACATAACAGGGAGCTACATAGTAGCTGACGGGGGAATAACCCAAGCGGTCTAGTCACGAATTGAACTAAAAGTTTCCTTTAGCATTACCATTAAAGGACTAACGGTATTACTAATTAAATGAGTCATGGAAAGGTTTATTAAATGGTTCATGTAGGTTCTACTGATCAATAGATGCCTGCTGGGAAGAAGTCCGTAAAGGTGAAGACACCCAACGGAAAGGAGGCCGAGCTCAGTCCAGAAAAGGTTTGGTTACTCGCCCCCAAGGGAAGAAAGGGAGTGAAGATAGGGCTGTTTAAAGATCCCGAATCGGGAAAGTACTTCAGACACAAGCTGCCCGACGACTACCCAATGTAAATTTTATAACTCAACCTTCTTTTTTGTGAGT
Protein-coding regions in this window:
- the rpsJ gene encoding 30S ribosomal protein S10 — translated: MPSKARIRLWSTNVDNLNYVVGQIRNIAEKTGVNIRGPIPLPKGTMTVPVMRLPHGEGRKKWEKWEMRLHKRIIDLSADERAMRQLMRVKVPEDVYIEIELI
- a CDS encoding SDR family oxidoreductase, with protein sequence MRRALGKRVVVTSSTRGIGRGVAETFLRAGAKVFIGSRNPEAVRETLESLRKISPAVWGITVDMTSLESVGRFSREARETLGGIDVLIINSGNPSNEPATFFETTMEDWIQSVNLFLLSPIKLIREMAEDMMKGKWGRIFFLSSYTVKEPKDFFSLADVSRSPLIQLTKILGRELGPFNITVNTILMGTFDSEGARDSISKLAKRRGQPFEKIWLEEVVGPVPVGRIGDSIKDLGALLLFLTSEEGSYITGSYIVADGGITQAV
- a CDS encoding chromatin protein Cren7, translated to MPAGKKSVKVKTPNGKEAELSPEKVWLLAPKGRKGVKIGLFKDPESGKYFRHKLPDDYPM